The Nonlabens sp. Hel1_33_55 genome contains the following window.
TAGGTAGGGTTGCTCATTTTTAAGCTGCGTATATACGATCCTTGTGCATAGGTAAATAAATTGTCCTGCAACTTTTCAAGATTAGAAGCGCCACGATAATCTTCATCTGCATTGAGATAGGTAAGATCTGTTGGGCTTTTAAGAAAGTAATCTCCATTTTCCTGCTCTACCACAACATCTGCTAGACTGATGTCAGTGACCAGATTTCCTAATGCATTGGTCTCTAAATAATTTTTGACGCCTTCTTCTATCGATTCGGCTTTATCCTTCAAATAAACGTTGAGTTCAAGATCTCCATAAGCGATTTGATCAATAAAAACGATGTAATCTTGTGCTACCGTGTTAGGCAACTCTTTGTCTAGTAGTAGTCTTGATTCGTTAAACATAGACCTAGTCACCGTTCCTTTGGCAAGACTAAGCTTCTCATCAAATTGTGCAGTACCGGCGGGTAGAATGTGTGCTGTAGTACCTTTATTAAACTGTTGTACGCTACCTGCATTGACACTAATGGAGTTGGGGTTGACGACTCTTTTAATAGTGAAATACGGCTGTTGTTGCACATACTCACCTTTGAATAATTTATAATCAATATCACCTTCAATTGCTGGTTTTTGGCGTGGTGCAATAGTGGCCATTTCGGCAGTTATTTTATTGAATAATTGTCTGTAGGTAAAATCAGTGCCTAAGGTTGTCATCGCTTTCGCGAAAGCGTAACTCAAACTACCATTGCCTTTATATTCATAATTCAATTCACGCGAGCTAGCTCCTGAAATCATCACAAATGGAGCTGCTTTTTTATTCAATTCTACTTTTTCCATCAAGTCACTACCGTCTGAGGTTGCGGCAATGCTTTTTTTCTTTTTCTCTTCATCCCAATTAGGCGGGACCAGTGCACCGTTGCCACCGCGCGCTTTAGCACCACGGGTAGCACCACCACTATGGCAGCTATCCAGTAAGAAAAGTAGCTGACCGTCAGCCCCTAATTTATTTCTAAACCCTTTAATGATATTACCTAGATCGTCGTCTCTCAAGTGATTTTGACCCGTGTAGGAGTCAGAATAGGTCGCAAATGCATCAAAAGGCACTAGGGCTTCATCAAGGTTGTCCACCTCGTCACCATTATCATCAAAGACTTGTTGACCGTGCATGGAGAAATGAACCACAAGAATATCTCCTTTTTTAAGTCGCTTCTGAAGGTCAGCAAACGTGCTTAGAAGACCCGCTTTAGTGGCTTGGTCATTCATGATGGTGACCATGTTTTTTTCTAAAAAACCTTGGCTCGCAAGTGAGGTTTTAATAAGATCAACATCGTTAACACTGCTTATGTTGCCCCATCCAGAATTTTCTGGATAATCGCCCACGGCGACAATTATTGCATATTTTTCGGCTTGTGCAAGAATACTTGTTAGGCAGAATATTGCGGTAAATAAAATTTTTTTCATGGGTTTATTTTTGTGATTAATAGGAATGCCAAGCTTAAGTAGTAAAAAGTTTCATTTTTCGGTAATTCGCATATTTACCAAAACCTTATTTTGATGAGCTCATTAAACTCTTTAATATCCATCTTTTGTTTTCCATCAGTTATTTCTAATAAATTGTTGTTGAGTGTTTTTATGAATTCATTAAAGTCGTTTTCATTATAGTATTCGTTCTTTATCGGAATTTTCATTGTTTCGAAATAGGCTCGAGTAAATGCACCATTAGTTATAATATCAGACTCATAAGCAACCTCTTCTCCTGAAGATGCAGATAACACAGTCACACCAGAATTACTGTAAAAATTATCGAATACAGAATTAATTATGGATGAGACAGATATCTCTCCATCTTTTTGAGCGGTTCTTTTCGCAATACTACCTCTAATTCCAGACTTTTCTTTTTCCTCTTCAATGTCATAATTTTCTATATCAAAAGTATTTCCTGAATGACAAGTATCTGTTATGAGAAGCTTTTGTAAAGCTCTAGAATTAGATAACATATCAATAATCGTACTGTATGAAATACCATTCTTTTCTGGTTTATTAAACTTCATGTCATATGGAGCGTAATAATATTCTAATTGATTATCTAAAACACCATGGCCAGCTAAGAAAAGCATAATTTGATCTTCTGGTTTTGCGTCTTTAAAAAAGTCTTCCGCAGCTGAGATTATGTTTTTTGAGGTTGCATTTTCATTAATAAGTGACTTTACAAACTCAGTTTTAAAAGAGGCTGGTTGGTAGTGTAAAAAATTAAGGTCTTCAACGATGGATTTAAAGGTCTCGTATTCATCTTCATAATTCCCAGATCTACTAGAAGTTAAAAAAAATGGTTTACCGTAATTATTTCCAAAAATGTGAATTTCATTTGATGCGTTTATTCGCTTGTTTGTAATTAGTTTTTTCTTTGACAAATCATAAGTGAAGAAATTATATAGAGTTTTGTCTTCCCTTTCATAATTAGCATCTTGACCATAATGTTGAATTGCGTATAGTTCTTTCTTATCTGCACTAATCCAAACTTGAGAGTCTAAATCAAGCCAATTAGAATCGAAAGCTATTTCGGTATAAAAGTCGTTATCTAATTCAAAAAGCCTATACCTTATTTTATACATGGAAAATTCGGGTATATGAGGGTCTGGAATTTCGTAAAATTCTTGAATGACAATTAATTTTCCATCATATGATACGTCTTGCAATGTAAACACTGCGTTTTCTAAGCTTATATTTTCACCCTTCGATATTAAGGGCTGTTTTTTGATGATCCATTGATTATTGACTTTCAAATGTCGTAGAGCATAAAGCAAACTATCTTTTTTAATTAATCTGTCTTTCCTGGAGAATGATTCAGTAATCGAATCGTTTGGATTGTCTAAATTGTTAATTTCAAGCCATTCCTTTTGATTGAATTGAAAAGCATTTTGAATGCTAAAGTCAACATCTGTTTTTATACTTTTTCCTGAGTCAAAATCTAAATAATAGACCTCTTCTTTTTCAAAAGATTCTTCATAAACAAAATAACAACCTTCGCTGTTTGAGGCAGATTTGAAAAAATTTACCATATGTTCATAGGGAACGTCAAAAGTGATCTTTTTTACGGCATTATTCTTAAAATCATAAAGTTTCGTCACGTTCGTAGTACGGGTATAATCTGTCATTTCGCCTGAGTCCATGGGAAGTATCCAATAATTCCCATCTTTTGAAACTTGAGTGGGCATATGGTTTGCATATTCATAAGGATCATGGTTTATGAAAAGATGGGCAGAAGGTTGATTTGTCAAAAGTTTTGTAACAGTATTATTTAAATCCTTTTTTAATATAGATGCAGGATAATGCTCGTCAAGGTATCTGACTACCTTATTTGAATCTATTTTGTCGTAAACAAAAGAAATATCTGTAGCGTCTTTATCTGCATAATTCAATTTATATTTCTTATCCGAATAATCTGAGACGCCTACAGTAAACACATAAAGATCTCGCTCAATATCTGAGTCATTTATGACTTCTTTAATAATAGGTTTAGACTTACCATTACTTGTTTCAGTTGTCAATTCAAGCCTATTGATCTTTTGCGTTAAATATATATTCGCCTGATATTTTTTAGAATCAACTTTTTTGAATTTTAACTTCTTTTGTAGGACGTTATTTACTTTAAGTTGTAAGCTTGGTTCTTGATCCTTTGCTAGATTTACTTCAATTGTATATTCTGACGGTTTTTTATTCAATACGACTGAAAAGTCCTCAATAATCTTTAAACCTGTTTTAGTTTCATCGCTAAATTTGTTCCGAAGAGTAACAGCTTTGTTTAACTTAGTTTTCATTTCCGTATCAATATCTCCAAAATCAGAAAGTATTGAAATTGGATCAAATAAGTTTAAAGTATCATTAAGAATGGAAAGGCGCTCATTATTTTTCCTCAAAAATAAATAGCCATCTATATCATCAGTATTGCTGTAGTACTTCTTTTTTGTGTTATAAATTAAGGTCTTACCATCTTTAAAATTAACTATAGTGTTTAACCATTTAAAACTCTTAGTATCCAGCAATCTAGAAGTTCCGTTATCAAAGTTTACTAATAACTTTGAAGCATCTGTATTTAATGAAATGGTCCGGGCGCCATCTAAACCATCAATTGGGCGAAATTCATTATTGTATAATATCCCATTCTTGTTTAAAAAGATTGAAACCTTATTTTTAAAATCTGCAGAATATACTGGGTTTTCATAGCTATCAGTCACAGAATATAAATTACTGATTTCTTCTATTTTAAAACTGCCTTGGTTGGTGTTAAAAATAAAATCATTTTCACCAATAGCTATTGACTCCCAAGCTGTTGTTTTCCAAGATTCTCCCTCAGTTTTTTTTTCAAAAACTATTTTATTTTTTTTCCAATCATAAATTTTAAAACTCCAGTTGTAATTTTCATCGCAACTGTAAGCACAGAGATATTGCCCAGAGTTGGAGAATTTAAGTGTTCTAGGCTCTATAACTCCTTTGCGACCGCTTTTTCCAACATTGAATTTATGACCGTTACTAAAGACCGTAATAGTAGTTTCTTTAGTAGGTTTTGATGCGCGACCACTTCGATGTTCTACAAATGCATTTTCTACTGAATTAAATGCAATCAAGTCATTATAAAGATCTGAATTATCAATTATCTCAAATT
Protein-coding sequences here:
- a CDS encoding caspase family protein, which translates into the protein MKKILFTAIFCLTSILAQAEKYAIIVAVGDYPENSGWGNISSVNDVDLIKTSLASQGFLEKNMVTIMNDQATKAGLLSTFADLQKRLKKGDILVVHFSMHGQQVFDDNGDEVDNLDEALVPFDAFATYSDSYTGQNHLRDDDLGNIIKGFRNKLGADGQLLFLLDSCHSGGATRGAKARGGNGALVPPNWDEEKKKKSIAATSDGSDLMEKVELNKKAAPFVMISGASSRELNYEYKGNGSLSYAFAKAMTTLGTDFTYRQLFNKITAEMATIAPRQKPAIEGDIDYKLFKGEYVQQQPYFTIKRVVNPNSISVNAGSVQQFNKGTTAHILPAGTAQFDEKLSLAKGTVTRSMFNESRLLLDKELPNTVAQDYIVFIDQIAYGDLELNVYLKDKAESIEEGVKNYLETNALGNLVTDISLADVVVEQENGDYFLKSPTDLTYLNADEDYRGASNLEKLQDNLFTYAQGSYIRSLKMSNPTYEFSFKLIPALEGTEKDHLDEDGVFKISEQQAAYLEVTNHSNKDLYFTIVEVYTDGKIIPFMPNSACDYTADGRLIPRKSTKVIKGCSYTFAPPYERIVLKGFASTTPINLEPVVTRIDTRSSIDPLEALVKETYTQSRGGSGSRTQSSGNIAGFTTEFVYEIVEKL
- a CDS encoding caspase domain-containing protein, encoding MIKSEFYLFALAFFILFFSYGQNLTDYEFATVKRNQGFITDIIIDERTNEILTSDSEGNILIYSSQDYKYIRSLSLASSKKIGAIRLINNNKDLLINYVNFNEETGNLSFYNFEDDKIYKTIEGDFKITNPNGESLIAVRNNKQDLSLFSKSPFSLIDSLTTDGSILSTTTSFDNFLIANLEQTEINKSNSENDESNIEIKTLRIYDVRRNKQIFNHRFLDPNKIPSAIIFENKSLLCVTSKVGSTFSEIKRINLKTFDFEELGSNQFYTADAETNITSVDRGVIMIFNKPFNGYRKPYKNGVIILELKNGKYQQKFEECSLNNRVGIHNKVNNEYFLLTPEYHEDIEPGISIHDKNFKILNKELVLFKNQINSQSFFISDDYWLSYNLNKGKHIVLTLRSNNSLANMLVEGNDAKEFITSQHSRNFGPETYSLKEKLLDKKSGTIGFRRFEKENSDNNYKNQYIYYSHDLINGETTKVFEFEIIDNSDLYNDLIAFNSVENAFVEHRSGRASKPTKETTITVFSNGHKFNVGKSGRKGVIEPRTLKFSNSGQYLCAYSCDENYNWSFKIYDWKKNKIVFEKKTEGESWKTTAWESIAIGENDFIFNTNQGSFKIEEISNLYSVTDSYENPVYSADFKNKVSIFLNKNGILYNNEFRPIDGLDGARTISLNTDASKLLVNFDNGTSRLLDTKSFKWLNTIVNFKDGKTLIYNTKKKYYSNTDDIDGYLFLRKNNERLSILNDTLNLFDPISILSDFGDIDTEMKTKLNKAVTLRNKFSDETKTGLKIIEDFSVVLNKKPSEYTIEVNLAKDQEPSLQLKVNNVLQKKLKFKKVDSKKYQANIYLTQKINRLELTTETSNGKSKPIIKEVINDSDIERDLYVFTVGVSDYSDKKYKLNYADKDATDISFVYDKIDSNKVVRYLDEHYPASILKKDLNNTVTKLLTNQPSAHLFINHDPYEYANHMPTQVSKDGNYWILPMDSGEMTDYTRTTNVTKLYDFKNNAVKKITFDVPYEHMVNFFKSASNSEGCYFVYEESFEKEEVYYLDFDSGKSIKTDVDFSIQNAFQFNQKEWLEINNLDNPNDSITESFSRKDRLIKKDSLLYALRHLKVNNQWIIKKQPLISKGENISLENAVFTLQDVSYDGKLIVIQEFYEIPDPHIPEFSMYKIRYRLFELDNDFYTEIAFDSNWLDLDSQVWISADKKELYAIQHYGQDANYEREDKTLYNFFTYDLSKKKLITNKRINASNEIHIFGNNYGKPFFLTSSRSGNYEDEYETFKSIVEDLNFLHYQPASFKTEFVKSLINENATSKNIISAAEDFFKDAKPEDQIMLFLAGHGVLDNQLEYYYAPYDMKFNKPEKNGISYSTIIDMLSNSRALQKLLITDTCHSGNTFDIENYDIEEEKEKSGIRGSIAKRTAQKDGEISVSSIINSVFDNFYSNSGVTVLSASSGEEVAYESDIITNGAFTRAYFETMKIPIKNEYYNENDFNEFIKTLNNNLLEITDGKQKMDIKEFNELIKIRFW